The Vibrio pomeroyi genome window below encodes:
- a CDS encoding TRAP transporter small permease subunit has translation MRSLIYIERLFNRIGDALGWLSSMLFILLIANVVYDVVMRYAFNDVSIAFQEMEWHLFSAVFLLGVPYAIKAGGHVRVDVFYEQLSFKAQAIIDLLGTLIFLLPFCLLVAWFGIDVAKESYELGETSGDPGGLPYRWIIKAMIPLSFFLMALSGVGLILHSLNKIFNPHLVHANNIHTNNK, from the coding sequence ATGCGAAGTCTAATTTATATTGAACGCCTGTTTAATCGTATCGGTGACGCACTGGGATGGCTTTCCAGTATGTTGTTTATTTTACTTATCGCCAACGTCGTGTATGACGTTGTCATGAGATATGCCTTCAACGATGTCTCTATCGCCTTTCAAGAGATGGAATGGCACCTTTTCTCAGCCGTTTTCCTACTCGGTGTTCCTTATGCCATCAAAGCAGGTGGTCATGTTCGAGTTGATGTGTTCTATGAGCAACTGAGCTTTAAAGCACAAGCGATTATTGACCTGCTTGGCACGCTTATCTTTCTACTTCCGTTTTGTCTGCTGGTGGCTTGGTTTGGTATCGATGTTGCCAAAGAGAGCTATGAACTGGGTGAGACCTCAGGCGATCCCGGTGGCCTGCCGTATCGCTGGATCATCAAAGCCATGATCCCGCTGTCATTCTTCTTAATGGCACTCAGTGGCGTAGGTTTGATCCTGCATTCACTGAACAAGATTTTTAATCCGCACCTTGTCCATGCAAACAATATTCATACAAACAACAAGTAG
- a CDS encoding TRAP transporter substrate-binding protein, whose product MSLISNSLTRVFKNVAVTAATCLALVATGATAADKVYRLKLAETWGPNFPVFGDATKNMAAMAEKMSNGRLQIRIDSANKHKAPLGVFDMVKSGQYDMGHSGSYYWKGKVPNTLYFTSMPFGMTPAEQYAWFYHGGGMELMEQVYSPHNLMSFPGGNTDIQMGGWFQKEINSVEDLQGLKMRIPGFAGEILAELGAKPTNIAPGELYTSLERRTIDALEWVGPSLDLRMGFHKIAPYYYTGWHEPGSELQFLVNKRTWNKLPEDLQEILRVAMRTAAYDMYTQATHESGKNWVSMKTEYPDVQVKDFPPEVMSALKEANDRLLAAHAEKDELAKEIQASQASYLEQVRSWTDISHRAYLNSQAK is encoded by the coding sequence ATGAGTCTCATTTCTAACTCCCTCACACGAGTTTTTAAAAACGTTGCAGTAACCGCTGCGACTTGTTTAGCTTTGGTCGCTACTGGTGCTACAGCCGCTGATAAGGTTTACCGTTTAAAGCTTGCAGAAACGTGGGGACCAAACTTCCCAGTTTTCGGTGATGCAACTAAGAACATGGCAGCGATGGCTGAGAAGATGTCGAATGGTCGACTTCAAATCAGAATCGATTCAGCGAACAAACACAAAGCCCCACTAGGCGTTTTTGACATGGTTAAGTCTGGTCAATACGACATGGGTCACTCAGGCTCTTATTACTGGAAAGGTAAAGTTCCAAACACTCTTTACTTCACTTCTATGCCTTTCGGTATGACGCCGGCAGAACAATACGCGTGGTTCTATCACGGTGGTGGTATGGAGTTGATGGAGCAGGTTTACTCTCCACACAACTTGATGTCGTTCCCAGGTGGTAACACAGATATTCAGATGGGTGGTTGGTTTCAAAAAGAGATCAACAGCGTTGAAGATCTACAAGGTCTGAAAATGCGAATCCCAGGCTTTGCGGGCGAGATTCTTGCTGAGCTAGGTGCTAAACCGACGAACATTGCCCCAGGTGAACTTTACACGTCTCTAGAGCGTCGCACGATCGATGCACTAGAGTGGGTAGGTCCATCACTTGATCTGCGTATGGGCTTCCACAAAATCGCGCCTTACTACTACACAGGTTGGCACGAGCCGGGTTCAGAGCTTCAATTCCTAGTGAACAAACGCACGTGGAACAAGCTGCCTGAAGACCTGCAAGAAATCTTGCGTGTTGCAATGCGTACAGCAGCTTACGACATGTACACACAAGCAACGCACGAAAGTGGTAAGAACTGGGTTTCAATGAAGACTGAATACCCTGATGTACAAGTGAAAGATTTCCCACCAGAGGTTATGTCTGCTCTGAAAGAAGCGAACGATCGCCTACTTGCTGCACATGCTGAGAAAGATGAGCTAGCAAAAGAGATTCAAGCTTCACAAGCAAGCTACCTAGAGCAAGTCCGTTCATGGACGGATATTTCTCACAGAGCTTATCTAAACAGCCAAGCGAAATAA
- a CDS encoding MarR family transcriptional regulator encodes MRLAHKRKVQAKLQKRTKAAVVKAVATPKKAKPVAEKVVAEKTVAAKPAVEKTVAATKEVAVALTPKQQQVLDIVVSNAEGINPKGIGLEAGQEDAKAASWATGALKKLLEENLVAKEQLAGNKVIYKAI; translated from the coding sequence ATGAGACTTGCTCATAAGCGTAAGGTGCAGGCTAAACTGCAGAAACGCACTAAAGCGGCTGTAGTTAAAGCAGTGGCAACGCCGAAAAAAGCGAAGCCTGTCGCAGAGAAAGTTGTAGCAGAAAAAACTGTAGCAGCAAAACCAGCGGTAGAGAAAACAGTAGCAGCAACTAAAGAAGTTGCAGTAGCACTGACTCCTAAGCAACAACAAGTTCTAGACATCGTTGTTAGCAATGCTGAAGGCATTAACCCTAAAGGTATCGGCCTAGAAGCTGGTCAAGAAGACGCGAAAGCAGCTTCATGGGCAACAGGCGCATTGAAAAAACTTCTTGAAGAAAACCTAGTAGCGAAAGAGCAGCTAGCAGGTAACAAGGTTATCTACAAAGCTATCTAA
- a CDS encoding DUF2982 domain-containing protein gives MDTRHLTNFSLPSFTRSYRILAVILGFICLIVALYSDNPKLLIVGAFCSIALLGTGYYLMLRSRVMFTLTPTHFQQHFYKGGWVLKWSNIQKIGLCTYEQDGWHQPLPWVGIKVKDYSPYLDSICPKITCELLLSQRALLYLGAKQAGKESNFEDMVLDSSHYHTRCTENGCVELSQYKESKNTDDVHFNTQQTQMDADSPDEVNNQNAVIKDYSGLQAMLANRMKYQRGFHGYDIFISTHDLNISGEEFVGLARRYLAAAERLSD, from the coding sequence ATGGACACTCGTCATCTTACTAATTTCTCTTTGCCTTCATTCACTCGCTCGTACCGTATCCTAGCCGTTATTTTAGGCTTCATTTGCTTAATCGTCGCACTCTACAGCGACAACCCAAAGTTACTGATCGTTGGTGCTTTTTGCAGTATTGCCCTTCTGGGAACCGGCTATTATTTGATGCTGCGCAGCCGAGTGATGTTCACACTGACTCCGACTCATTTTCAGCAGCACTTCTATAAAGGCGGTTGGGTTTTGAAATGGAGCAACATTCAAAAAATTGGCCTGTGTACTTACGAACAAGATGGTTGGCATCAACCTTTGCCTTGGGTAGGAATTAAGGTCAAAGACTACTCGCCCTACCTCGATTCAATCTGCCCTAAGATCACCTGTGAATTATTGCTCAGCCAACGAGCACTTTTGTACTTGGGAGCGAAACAAGCGGGTAAAGAGTCAAACTTTGAAGATATGGTTTTAGACTCATCGCACTACCACACGCGTTGTACCGAAAACGGCTGTGTTGAACTAAGCCAATATAAAGAATCAAAGAATACCGACGACGTGCATTTCAACACTCAACAAACGCAAATGGATGCGGATTCACCCGACGAAGTTAATAATCAAAATGCAGTGATCAAGGACTATTCAGGGTTACAGGCGATGCTTGCCAACAGAATGAAGTACCAAAGAGGCTTCCACGGTTATGACATTTTCATATCAACCCATGATTTGAATATTAGTGGAGAAGAATTTGTTGGTCTGGCTCGACGCTACTTGGCAGCGGCCGAGCGCCTTTCAGATTAA
- a CDS encoding MBL fold metallo-hydrolase: MSLKYQVVPVTSFAQNCSIVWCDETMEGIVVDPGGDVQQLAAIIEELGVKVVNLVLTHGHLDHVGGTVPLAEILKVNIVGPHKADNFWLQGLENQSQMFGFPLCKAFEPNTWLEEGDKVTFGNQVIDVIHTPGHTPGHVVLFSEQARLAFVGDVLFNGAIGRTDFPQGDFNTLIASIKTKLWPLGSDVTFVPGHGPESTFGRERASNPFVADEMPLY, encoded by the coding sequence ATGTCTCTTAAGTATCAAGTTGTACCTGTTACCTCTTTCGCTCAAAACTGCTCGATTGTGTGGTGTGATGAAACCATGGAAGGCATCGTTGTCGATCCGGGTGGTGATGTTCAACAACTAGCCGCTATCATCGAAGAGCTGGGTGTTAAAGTGGTGAACTTGGTACTAACGCACGGTCACTTAGACCATGTAGGTGGCACTGTGCCTCTTGCTGAGATCTTGAAGGTGAATATTGTTGGCCCACATAAGGCGGATAACTTCTGGTTACAAGGCCTAGAGAATCAAAGCCAGATGTTTGGTTTCCCACTGTGTAAAGCCTTTGAACCAAACACTTGGTTAGAAGAGGGCGATAAAGTGACTTTTGGTAACCAAGTTATCGATGTGATTCACACTCCGGGCCACACGCCAGGTCACGTTGTACTGTTCAGCGAGCAAGCTCGTTTAGCGTTTGTTGGTGATGTGTTGTTTAACGGTGCAATTGGCCGTACTGATTTCCCACAAGGTGATTTCAATACACTTATCGCTTCAATCAAGACTAAGCTTTGGCCGCTAGGCAGTGACGTAACATTCGTGCCGGGTCATGGTCCTGAATCGACATTCGGTCGTGAGCGCGCATCAAACCCGTTCGTCGCAGATGAAATGCCTCTCTACTAA
- a CDS encoding DUF882 domain-containing protein, with translation MSQSLFSRRQFLTYAGGTAVVASLTPSIAFASYPDQPRTISMNNLHTGERLETCYFDGTNYVGDEMARLSKLCRDFRRNEIHPMDKNLFDQITQIQNILGIQKEVQVISGYRSPATNEALRSKSSGVAKKSYHMLGKAIDFRIDGVDLKELRDVAKSLNAGGVGYYARSNFIHIDTGPVRSW, from the coding sequence ATGTCTCAAAGTTTATTTTCACGCCGTCAGTTTCTGACTTACGCTGGTGGTACTGCTGTTGTCGCCTCTCTTACTCCTTCTATCGCTTTTGCTTCATACCCTGATCAACCAAGAACGATTAGCATGAACAATCTTCACACTGGTGAACGATTAGAGACTTGTTATTTCGATGGCACTAATTATGTTGGTGACGAGATGGCACGCCTTAGCAAGCTATGTCGCGATTTCCGCCGCAATGAAATTCACCCTATGGATAAGAACCTGTTCGATCAGATTACTCAGATTCAGAATATCTTGGGTATTCAAAAAGAAGTTCAGGTGATCTCTGGTTACCGTTCTCCAGCGACCAATGAAGCTCTTCGTTCTAAGTCGAGCGGTGTGGCTAAAAAGAGTTACCATATGTTAGGTAAAGCGATCGATTTCCGTATTGATGGCGTCGATCTGAAAGAGTTAAGAGACGTAGCCAAAAGCCTGAACGCAGGTGGTGTGGGTTATTATGCGCGTAGCAACTTTATCCATATTGATACTGGTCCAGTACGCAGCTGGTAG
- a CDS encoding L,D-transpeptidase family protein, with the protein MLAKYFCGLLVLVSVHAWSYTSSDESRFIPADSELSFMLIYPELTQSIYQDSSLPILWDSPELVKAFEFQLSLLEQAQMAPLFDRQLKQIRQYQSRGQWQELDILLTDTFIYYLSYVENAPLAGKEWYFSGKLHSKLPAPSPHILMRLKSSVANDYLLEMVLSYAPPVGDFDQFKATYSVLETASELKIDRYRQKGLKRLGDQLSDKAILVERIALVGVDTSMIAVDFPEFDRDLQTAIKSFQRMHGLTDDGIVGPDTIKWINMGFDDRLTSLALNAERVRLWPRDRDSLIVVNVPSFDMKYWEGGEEVFESKVVVGRKSRKTPLLEINLDSVILNPTWNVPWKIMVKDILPKVKADESYLETNNFQVIDGWRSMETVDTTEIDWQTINFNSFPYRMRQQAGSRNALGLYKFNTPNKRAIYLHDTPSKGLFNDDFRAYSSGCIRVEHAEELAELLFATKVRKVPNQNDDLAPNTKVRLKKRIPVHIIYQTVLFEEGGIQYRGDIYQYDKEGG; encoded by the coding sequence ATGTTAGCGAAATACTTCTGTGGATTATTGGTGTTAGTTTCTGTGCACGCATGGAGCTATACGAGTTCTGACGAGAGCCGTTTCATTCCGGCTGATTCAGAACTCTCTTTTATGCTGATTTATCCAGAGCTCACCCAGAGTATTTATCAAGATTCTTCTCTTCCTATCCTTTGGGATTCACCGGAACTTGTTAAAGCGTTTGAATTCCAACTGTCGCTGTTAGAACAAGCGCAAATGGCGCCGCTGTTTGATCGACAATTAAAGCAAATCCGTCAGTACCAATCTCGTGGTCAATGGCAAGAGCTAGACATCTTACTCACCGACACGTTTATCTATTACTTAAGCTACGTTGAAAATGCGCCACTTGCCGGTAAAGAGTGGTACTTCTCGGGTAAGCTACATTCTAAACTGCCTGCGCCTTCGCCCCATATTTTGATGAGACTGAAAAGCAGTGTCGCCAATGATTACTTATTGGAGATGGTGTTGTCTTACGCGCCACCTGTTGGGGATTTTGATCAATTCAAGGCGACCTATTCAGTGTTAGAAACGGCGTCTGAGCTCAAGATTGATCGGTACAGACAGAAGGGTTTGAAACGCTTGGGCGACCAACTTTCAGATAAAGCCATTCTTGTTGAACGTATTGCCTTGGTTGGCGTGGATACCTCGATGATCGCGGTCGATTTCCCTGAGTTCGATCGAGATCTGCAAACGGCGATTAAGTCCTTCCAACGTATGCACGGTCTTACAGACGATGGGATCGTCGGCCCTGACACGATCAAGTGGATCAACATGGGCTTTGATGATCGATTAACCTCATTGGCTCTGAATGCCGAACGTGTTCGTTTGTGGCCAAGAGATAGAGATTCATTAATTGTGGTGAATGTACCGAGTTTTGATATGAAGTATTGGGAAGGTGGCGAAGAGGTTTTTGAGTCCAAAGTTGTGGTCGGTAGAAAATCAAGAAAAACGCCGCTTCTAGAGATAAATCTAGATTCAGTCATCTTAAATCCGACTTGGAACGTGCCGTGGAAAATCATGGTGAAAGACATTTTGCCTAAGGTCAAAGCCGACGAAAGCTACCTTGAAACGAACAACTTCCAAGTGATTGACGGTTGGCGTTCAATGGAAACGGTCGACACCACAGAGATCGATTGGCAGACCATCAACTTCAATTCGTTCCCATATCGAATGCGTCAACAGGCGGGCTCGCGCAACGCATTAGGTTTGTACAAGTTCAACACACCCAATAAGCGAGCGATTTATCTGCACGATACACCCAGTAAAGGTCTGTTTAATGACGATTTCCGTGCCTATAGCTCAGGTTGCATACGTGTTGAGCACGCAGAAGAACTGGCTGAGCTGTTGTTTGCTACCAAGGTAAGGAAGGTCCCGAATCAGAATGACGACCTTGCTCCTAATACTAAGGTTCGCCTCAAGAAGCGAATTCCCGTACATATCATCTATCAAACCGTGCTGTTTGAAGAGGGCGGCATACAGTACCGCGGTGACATCTACCAATATGATAAAGAGGGTGGCTGA
- a CDS encoding DUF1513 domain-containing protein, translating to MVTDTTRRTLLKAALGCAAVPVLPFGCASRKDGATRKDGVSASNDPQLIGCALNGRGQYSAVVADEYGMPLSQLPIPDRGHGVAICPTSSHAVVFARRPGDYFMVFDYKKGEQIKMVVKGSNRHFYGHGVYSLDGKLLYATEGKTDSSQGVIGVYDVAQGYRKVEEFSDFGIGPHEVIIMPDGNLAIGVGGVHTDGRTPKNLDSMQPSLSYVSPEGVLLDQVKLLDKKLSIRHLAHDGAETVLCGQQYRGEPDEYPSLLAMHTKGGQFESLNAEPEQWARFNHYIASIAASDDWIIATSPRGNCYGIWSKETKELVELSALSDASGAVLLDGEFRLSSGAGSVVSQRKPYEKSSQQSSVQWDNHWSAI from the coding sequence ATGGTGACTGATACTACGCGAAGAACGCTACTCAAGGCTGCACTGGGTTGTGCAGCTGTTCCTGTGCTTCCATTTGGCTGTGCGAGTCGAAAGGATGGGGCAACTCGAAAGGATGGTGTAAGTGCATCTAATGATCCTCAGCTGATTGGCTGTGCGCTAAATGGTCGTGGCCAATATTCAGCGGTTGTGGCTGATGAATATGGCATGCCATTGAGCCAGTTGCCAATTCCTGATCGTGGTCATGGCGTCGCTATTTGTCCAACCTCATCGCATGCCGTGGTGTTTGCTCGCCGTCCTGGTGACTACTTTATGGTGTTTGACTATAAAAAGGGCGAGCAGATTAAAATGGTGGTGAAAGGGAGCAACCGCCACTTCTATGGTCATGGCGTTTATTCGTTAGATGGCAAGTTACTGTATGCCACTGAAGGTAAAACCGACAGCAGCCAAGGTGTGATCGGTGTGTACGATGTCGCTCAAGGCTATCGTAAGGTTGAAGAGTTCTCCGATTTTGGTATTGGTCCTCATGAAGTGATCATCATGCCCGATGGTAATCTCGCGATCGGCGTTGGTGGCGTTCATACTGACGGAAGAACACCGAAAAACTTGGATTCAATGCAGCCGAGCTTAAGTTATGTATCCCCTGAAGGTGTACTACTTGATCAGGTTAAGTTGTTGGACAAGAAGCTAAGCATTCGACACTTAGCCCACGATGGCGCTGAAACCGTGCTTTGTGGTCAGCAGTATCGCGGTGAACCGGACGAGTATCCTTCGCTGTTGGCGATGCACACTAAAGGCGGACAGTTTGAGTCTCTGAATGCAGAGCCTGAACAGTGGGCAAGGTTCAATCACTATATCGCAAGTATTGCGGCGTCAGATGATTGGATTATTGCTACCTCACCACGAGGCAATTGCTACGGTATTTGGTCTAAAGAGACGAAAGAGTTAGTGGAACTGTCTGCGCTATCCGATGCTTCTGGTGCTGTGCTGCTTGATGGTGAGTTTAGACTCAGTTCTGGAGCGGGCAGTGTGGTGAGCCAACGCAAGCCATATGAGAAATCAAGCCAGCAATCATCCGTCCAGTGGGATAATCACTGGAGTGCAATCTGA
- a CDS encoding iron-regulated protein A has protein sequence MTHKFLLMPLSVLIMAGCQSSGEQTASSEVNGVSYQADTTAHISRNVYQQEFDSAVLFAKQASELEVLMQGYCETNNVELDALKNQWQLTMNSWMALQGQERGPTAALEESWNVQFWPDKKNTTGLKMRQLTQQDKAWSQDEIAQQSVTVQGLGALEWSLYDEQSPLLQDKASGCLSSQAIAQNLAMKSASIAEAWQVNPWLALDEMRWESEYIALLTNQLDYSMKKLSRPMAKIGHPRPYFSESWRAQTSMTQLKANVAALQNLYLADGNGLDGLLREKGLNDLADRVADQFTLTLETWPTDSSLFELLQSKEGYREVLTQYNKLERLKYLIHEEVAIELGVVIGFNATDGD, from the coding sequence ATGACACATAAATTTTTGTTAATGCCTTTGTCGGTATTAATCATGGCAGGCTGCCAATCATCAGGTGAGCAAACGGCTTCATCTGAGGTTAATGGTGTTTCTTATCAAGCAGACACGACTGCTCACATCAGCCGTAACGTGTATCAACAAGAGTTTGATTCAGCCGTGCTATTCGCTAAGCAAGCCAGTGAGCTGGAAGTCTTGATGCAGGGGTACTGTGAAACCAACAATGTTGAGCTGGATGCTTTGAAAAATCAGTGGCAGCTCACGATGAACAGCTGGATGGCACTGCAAGGTCAAGAAAGAGGCCCAACAGCGGCACTGGAAGAGAGCTGGAATGTTCAGTTTTGGCCAGACAAAAAGAACACCACAGGCCTAAAAATGCGTCAGCTGACTCAACAAGATAAAGCTTGGTCACAAGACGAAATCGCACAACAGAGTGTTACTGTTCAAGGACTTGGTGCATTAGAGTGGTCTTTGTACGACGAGCAATCTCCACTGCTTCAAGACAAAGCTTCAGGTTGTCTATCTTCACAAGCTATCGCCCAAAACTTGGCGATGAAATCAGCCTCTATTGCTGAAGCTTGGCAGGTTAACCCGTGGTTAGCTCTGGACGAGATGCGTTGGGAATCTGAATACATCGCTTTGTTAACCAACCAACTTGATTACAGCATGAAAAAGCTGAGTCGTCCGATGGCGAAAATCGGTCATCCGCGCCCTTACTTCTCAGAATCATGGCGTGCACAAACCTCGATGACTCAACTAAAAGCAAACGTAGCAGCACTTCAGAACTTGTACCTCGCTGATGGCAATGGCTTAGACGGATTATTGAGAGAGAAGGGCTTAAATGACCTTGCTGATCGTGTTGCAGACCAGTTCACATTGACGCTAGAGACTTGGCCGACTGATTCAAGCCTGTTCGAGTTACTGCAGAGTAAAGAGGGCTACCGCGAGGTGCTGACTCAATACAACAAACTTGAACGTTTGAAGTACCTGATTCATGAAGAAGTGGCGATCGAGCTTGGCGTGGTAATAGGATTTAATGCTACCGATGGTGACTGA
- a CDS encoding c-type cytochrome — protein sequence MKSYLSASLLTALFFVSPLHAHETYSGGKTTVKKEGANAFSLPAANLPMSKRLDFSVGNSFFRNPWVPAPSSTDARDGLGPLFNTNGCQNCHIKDGRGHAPEKGDENAVSMLVRLSIPAETPEQRQAFIRDGGIPEPTYGGQLQDFALQGVKPEGKVNISYTDVPVEFKDGTVVTLRKPILKITELAFGDMHPKTEFSARVAPPMIGLGLLESIPKETILGFAEQQLADKQGVSGKANYVLDVQTNEMTLGRFGWKAGQPNLMQQNAAAFNGDLGLTSSLFPNENCTAAQSTCDDFPNGGEPEVSDNILDFVEFYSQHLAVPIRRNVDNPAVVQGKKLFKDVGCQSCHQAEFRTAEREGLPALSNQLISPYTDMLLHDMGEGLADNRPEYLANGQEWRTTPLWGLGYTKEVNGHTFLLHDGRARNVMEAVLWHGGEAEMAKQKVLSLNATERKALLAFLNSL from the coding sequence ATGAAGTCGTATCTCTCAGCCTCACTATTAACCGCACTGTTTTTCGTATCTCCATTACACGCTCATGAAACCTACTCTGGCGGCAAAACTACCGTGAAGAAAGAGGGAGCGAACGCTTTTTCTCTTCCCGCAGCCAATCTACCTATGAGCAAACGCTTGGATTTCAGCGTGGGTAACAGCTTTTTTAGAAACCCTTGGGTTCCCGCACCGTCATCAACGGATGCTCGTGATGGATTAGGACCGCTATTTAATACTAACGGTTGTCAAAACTGCCACATCAAAGATGGTCGTGGTCACGCGCCAGAAAAAGGCGATGAGAACGCAGTATCCATGTTGGTTCGTTTAAGCATTCCGGCTGAAACGCCAGAGCAGAGACAAGCCTTTATTCGCGATGGTGGTATTCCTGAACCGACTTACGGTGGTCAGCTACAAGATTTCGCACTTCAAGGTGTTAAACCAGAGGGTAAAGTGAACATCAGTTACACCGATGTTCCTGTTGAATTCAAAGACGGTACAGTCGTTACTCTGCGTAAACCGATTTTAAAAATCACTGAACTTGCGTTCGGTGATATGCACCCTAAAACTGAATTCTCAGCTCGTGTTGCGCCGCCAATGATCGGCCTTGGCTTGCTTGAGAGCATTCCAAAAGAAACGATTTTAGGATTTGCTGAGCAACAATTGGCAGACAAACAGGGCGTGTCGGGTAAAGCCAACTATGTTCTTGATGTTCAAACCAATGAAATGACGCTTGGTCGTTTCGGTTGGAAAGCCGGACAGCCAAATCTAATGCAGCAAAACGCAGCGGCATTTAATGGTGACTTAGGCCTAACAAGCAGCTTGTTCCCGAACGAAAACTGCACAGCTGCGCAATCGACTTGTGATGATTTCCCAAATGGTGGTGAGCCAGAAGTTAGCGACAACATCCTAGATTTTGTTGAGTTCTATTCGCAGCACTTAGCGGTTCCAATTCGTCGTAACGTAGATAATCCAGCTGTTGTGCAAGGTAAAAAACTGTTCAAAGACGTTGGCTGTCAAAGTTGTCACCAAGCCGAATTCCGCACGGCAGAGCGAGAAGGTCTGCCTGCATTATCTAATCAGTTAATTAGCCCATATACCGACATGTTGCTACACGACATGGGTGAAGGTTTAGCGGATAACCGCCCTGAGTATCTTGCTAATGGTCAAGAGTGGCGCACCACGCCATTGTGGGGATTAGGCTATACCAAAGAAGTGAATGGTCACACCTTCTTGCTTCATGACGGTCGCGCAAGAAACGTTATGGAAGCGGTGCTTTGGCACGGTGGTGAAGCTGAAATGGCGAAACAAAAAGTTCTGTCTTTGAATGCGACCGAGCGCAAAGCACTGTTGGCGTTTTTGAACTCGCTATAG
- a CDS encoding peptidase has protein sequence MTIKSLVTKAVTSSLIFASASSFAAVTQDQVVEHYADIAHAVFADSVITAKALNSSIDTFLASPSAGNFEQVKQAWLESRVPYQQSEVFRFGNVVVDDWEGQLNAWPLDEGLIDYVSSDYQYELGNEGASANIVANKTFQIGQTTVDATNITPELIADLNEIGGSEANVASGYHAIEFLLWGQDLNGTNSGAGERAYTDFVVGAECTNGNCDRRGAYLKASAELLIQDLEWMEKQWAEGEKGNYRQELLSESSENGLRKMLFGMGSLSLGELAGERMKVALEANSTEDEHDCFSDNTHNSHYYNEQGIYNVYTGLYKREDGTLLSGPSLFDLVEQKDEQAAKEIQKQFDLARAQVGELVTSAEKNNQHFDQLIAADNAAGNALVNKTIVALVSQTAAIERAAGVIGIDSLNPDTADHEF, from the coding sequence ATGACCATTAAATCTTTAGTGACAAAAGCCGTAACTTCGTCACTCATTTTTGCCTCTGCTTCTTCTTTCGCAGCAGTAACTCAAGATCAAGTTGTAGAACATTACGCAGATATTGCTCATGCAGTGTTTGCCGATTCAGTAATCACAGCAAAAGCGTTGAACTCTTCTATTGATACCTTCTTAGCTTCTCCTTCTGCTGGCAACTTCGAACAAGTAAAACAAGCTTGGCTTGAGTCTCGTGTTCCTTACCAACAATCTGAAGTGTTCCGCTTTGGTAACGTTGTTGTTGATGATTGGGAAGGCCAACTAAACGCATGGCCACTAGATGAAGGCCTTATCGACTACGTTTCTTCTGATTACCAATATGAGCTTGGTAACGAAGGCGCTAGCGCAAACATCGTTGCGAACAAGACTTTCCAAATTGGTCAGACAACTGTTGATGCAACAAACATCACCCCTGAGCTAATCGCAGACCTTAACGAGATCGGCGGTTCTGAAGCGAACGTAGCATCTGGCTACCACGCGATTGAATTCCTACTTTGGGGCCAAGATTTAAACGGTACTAACAGCGGTGCAGGTGAGCGTGCTTACACTGATTTCGTTGTTGGCGCTGAGTGTACTAATGGTAACTGTGACCGTCGTGGCGCATACCTAAAAGCGTCAGCTGAACTACTTATCCAAGATCTAGAGTGGATGGAAAAGCAGTGGGCTGAAGGCGAGAAAGGCAACTACCGTCAAGAGCTTCTTTCTGAATCTAGCGAGAACGGCCTACGTAAAATGCTGTTCGGCATGGGTTCACTGTCTCTAGGTGAGCTAGCGGGCGAGCGTATGAAGGTAGCACTAGAAGCTAACTCAACGGAAGACGAGCACGATTGTTTCTCTGATAACACGCACAACTCTCACTACTACAACGAGCAAGGCATCTACAACGTTTACACGGGTCTATACAAGCGTGAAGACGGTACTCTACTTTCAGGTCCAAGCCTGTTTGACCTAGTAGAGCAAAAAGATGAGCAAGCTGCGAAAGAGATCCAAAAGCAGTTTGACCTAGCACGTGCACAAGTAGGCGAGCTAGTAACGTCTGCAGAGAAAAACAACCAGCACTTCGATCAGCTAATCGCTGCTGACAACGCTGCAGGTAACGCGCTAGTAAACAAAACAATTGTTGCGCTAGTGTCTCAAACTGCTGCAATTGAGCGTGCTGCTGGTGTGATTGGTATTGATAGCCTAAACCCAGACACGGCTGATCACGAGTTCTAA